The Hippoglossus hippoglossus isolate fHipHip1 chromosome 4, fHipHip1.pri, whole genome shotgun sequence DNA window TTATACCTGCACCCATTAATGCTATAGTTCCATTGGAGCTACAGAGGATAATTATTTTGGTCTTACAACATCAAACCTCTATCAATTGGCTCTTTCAGCAAATGCTTATAACTGCAGTCTCATAACCTTTAAGATCAGTGAAGTGGTCATTAACCTCATTAACATTTGTTGCATGTGTTACCAAAGCTGTGCAACCTCCAATGACAGAACACCACATGCAGAAGAAAGTTCAATGATACGAATCCTTTCAAATACTTGCAACTTTTAAACTAGGTCCACAACGTAGTTTAACTTTAATCCCCACTCTAGTATTACATAGACTGGTTCATCATTCAATTTGTgacttttcacacacaaaactgcACATGTCAAGCCTTTAATCTGATATGACTTGACTAATGACTCCATAACGCATATCAGCTCTCTGTTTAATAATCAGTCaaggatgcagagagagagagacagacacagtggTGAGTTAATACTTACTGTTGAAGACCATGTTGTTGTCTTTGAATTCCTTCCACTGTTGGTACCATTTTGAGTCCTTGTGCAGCACCACACCCATAGCTTCcctgaagaaaacacagtgtCAGGATTTGGACCGCAGGACGAGGGAAATGGGATTCATATTTAACCATCATATTTAACCATATTAACAAAGAAAAGTTATCATGGCTATGTACATCCGGCAATAAACTAAAAGTAAACACAAGGTtctgttttcagaaatgtttccaAATCAAAGTACAAGCCCTCATCTGTTTTATCTATGACAACAAACACTAGACACCAATTTGCTCATCTCTGGAAACTTAAAGCAGTTCTGATGAAATTGGGTGAATTTGCTGGTGCAGCAATACTACTATAATGTACATCTCAAATGGTTTAAAACTTTGTGAAACAGATGTCATGTCAGACTGTGATGTGATTACGCAGATTAACAAGTGTCCAGATTGTCTCAGTGTGTTTGCCTCTCAGTATCGGGTCAAGGCAGAGGTCACTCACGTACTCGTTGGCTTCGAAGACCTTGCTGTCATCCCCTCCCCCCTTGGAGGAGAACTCACTTCTCTTGCGGAGTCTGGCAGGAGGCCGATAAGGGCCAGTGTGACCCAGGTCATCGATCTCTTTCTTGACACTCTCCATGCCCTGAAAGTAAATTAACAAGTAGCAGAGCAGATAATAATATTAAGCttcatcatttccttttttcaagATTacatttcagctttattttcttAGCGACAgtagagagaggcaggagaggtatgggagagagaaagggctGACATACAGCAGAGGTTCCCCAGGGATTCAGCCTTAATATGTGGTATGTAATCTACCAGATGAGCGAATAAGGTGCCCCAGGTTTATTATTTTCAAGACATCCATTGTCATCACTCTGTGACTTTTAATGGTACATTACTTACTTAATATTTGCCTCATGTTTTACAGTGAAACCCTTGTAAGTACCGGCTTACAGCCGTAGGATGAGGACTGTATTTTCATGTGTACATATACATCATATTACTTTatttagacaaaaaaaaactattaatcaAGTCCGAGTAAATTGACTCCATACCTGAGATATGGCTCTGAATGCACTCGTCTTCCCCAACATCTCTCCACTCTTAGAGACGGACTCTGCAGACGTCTTAGCCTGTTTGGCTGCTTCTTCCACTCCCTCCATGATTTTCTTCCCAATTTCTGTTCGACTGACCTCTTCGAACCCCTGTCGACACACCACAAATGCACACTCCATGTCAGGGTGGGGGTATCCACTCGAAACACATATCTAATgtattgcattaaaaaaaaagctgcatctGTTGGATATACACATCACATTTACCTCTTTAACGGTCTCAGAGATGTTTCCCAACTTCTTCCTGAAAACCTCAGATGTTTTAACCGTTTCAGACTCAATAGTTTGctgggaaagagacagaagaccagtaaaaaaaaaatacccacTTCACACGAACACAGGTAGAAATGCTACAGCTTTGTGTCTGTATACTAACATATTTCCTGCGAGCTTGTTTCAATGCGTCCGACTCCTCCAGCTTTTTGGCCTCATCCCGGAACTTCTGGATGTTGTCTTTCATTTCCTTGTTCTTATTTAGCTCTTGCTTCAAGTTGTCcagaaatcccccaaaaaaaccttttctgCCACCACCTCTCTCCCCCGACAAACATCTTACTTGCAGAGGCACCTGGGCgacatgaaacagaaacaccaaATTAAGACAggcctttttcagacatgccTGGAGAGGTTTAACTTGAGTTTATGTTCATAAGATCATTTATGTTCATAAACTCAAGTTATGAACACAATCATTCCTTGTGAGAATGGTGAAAAcgattaaaaaatgtaatgggctcTTCAGAGAATCCTagtgttttcactagtgtgtaattatctaaattgtacaaattgttgttttctgtagCCTCGAATGAGCCCTctatatttaaatgttctttttacaTCCGGAGTGGGTCCTGTCTACGGACgcctccatgttttttacagtagtccagattgcaacatgcaacttcaccaccagaTTTCACTAAATTCTTCACACTGAACATTTaacagagaagcaaacaaatgcccatgaaaacataacatactTGGCAGAGGTACTAACATGCAACGAAAGTGGGAGCTCCTTTAAATAACAGATATGAAGGATAGACTATTTCATTAACTGATGTTTCACCGACCAGGTTGCTGACTTCAAGTCCAAATATTTACTGAAACATTTGCTGCATATATATTACTCTAAAGTGATCTTCCTCACACTGAGGTTTAGAGAATAACCCAGAACAATATTCATAATATTGAACACAGATCGATTGAGATACCTGTGAGGAGTTTGTGAGGAACCCGTGTATCCTGAAGACACTGGGTCTGTTGTGAAGtagcaggaaggaggaaggtAACGCCAGCACTCCTCTTCTGGCACACATCTGGGGACAGGGACACAAACTCAGCCTCTACACTCCAGTAGACTCCTCAGGTGGTTAAAGGAGAAGCTGTGTATAGCACCGCTGAATCACTTCTACAACCAGCTGGGGATATTTTATTGCAATGTCACGCATGGCTTTGAAGTTAGTGATAATATTCAGAAACCGTGTTTATTAAAAGACATGAGACACAAACTATGCAGCTAGTAAGTGTAAACGTTTCATATAATAACGTTTCCGATGTTGT harbors:
- the timm44 gene encoding mitochondrial import inner membrane translocase subunit TIM44, with the protein product MATPLCRCYQMCARRGVLALPSSFLLLHNRPSVFRIHGFLTNSSQVPLQVRCLSGERGGGRKGFFGGFLDNLKQELNKNKEMKDNIQKFRDEAKKLEESDALKQARRKYQTIESETVKTSEVFRKKLGNISETVKEGFEEVSRTEIGKKIMEGVEEAAKQAKTSAESVSKSGEMLGKTSAFRAISQGMESVKKEIDDLGHTGPYRPPARLRKRSEFSSKGGGDDSKVFEANEEAMGVVLHKDSKWYQQWKEFKDNNMVFNRFFEMKMKYDESDNALIRASRAVTDKMTDIIGGLFSKTEMSEVLTEILKADPSFDKDSFLKQCERDIIPNILEAMIRGELEVLKDWCYEATYSQLAHPIQQAKAMGLHFHSKILDIDNIDLAMGKMMDQGPVLIITFQAQLVMVIRNTKGDVIEGDPDKVLRMMYVWALCRDQEELNPYAAWRLLDISASSTEQIL